DNA sequence from the Terriglobia bacterium genome:
GAAGCCGACGAACTGATCAGCCTGGCAAATGCTAACCAGCGCGTGGTCCAGGTGGGACATCTGGAACGTTTCAATCCCGCGGTGAGAGCTACGATCCCGCTGATTACCCAGCCGATGTTTTTTGAGGTGCATCGCCTCAGTGTTTTCAGCCCGCGCAGCCTCGATGTGGACGTTGTGCTGGATTTGATGATCCATGACATTGATGTCGTGCTCTCTTTTGTGAAATCGCCGATAAAGGAAATACGAGCGGTGGGGCTGCCCGTGGTCACGGAAAAAGTGGACATCGCCAACGTGCGCATGGAGTTTGAGTCCGGCTGCGTGGCCAACCTGACGGCCAGCCGCATCAGCACGGAGCGCGTGCGCAAGCTGCGCTTCTTTCAGCCCAAGGAATATGTCTCCATCGATTACGGACGGCAGGATGTTTTCCAGATTCGCGTGACGCAGGAAGAGAAATTTTCTCTGCACAATTTAATGTCATTTGCGGAAACACCCTCCACCCTTCCGATTCCGGGCGTAACCCTAAACAAGCCCAAAGTAGAATCGGAAGAACCGCTGCGTGCGGAGCTGAAATCATTTCTGCATGCCGTGCGCCACCGCGAAAAACCGGTGGTCACGTTGGAAGACGGACGCCGCGCGCTGGCGGTTGCGCTGAGCATGCTTTCCGCCATAGACGAACACACAAAGCGGGCGCGGCTACATTCTCTGTAAATTGTTTGTAAACATATATTAAGGTGCAGCAGTTCGTCCCTTGGTAATGAGTGGTTTCCACTAGAAATCGTGTTTTTTCATCGTTAGTGCCCGCAAGAGCATCTCACAACTGCCGTTCTAATGAGAGAATAGTTACTAACAACGCAATAGCGCCTGCAAGCAGGCTGGTGGTGGTTTATTCCTGTAATGGAAGAAAAAGGGCGTCCGGCTGAGGAACAGTCGCGAGCGGAAGTGCCGCTGAAGATCACGGAAGCGGAGATGCGTTTGCATCTTCTCACGGCTGATCTGCCGGAAGAAGATGACGTCGTCTCTACGTATCGACGGCGCGAAGCAGCCTGGATCTCCCTGATCACGCACGCCATTATCATTGCGTTGCTGATCTTTATACCGAAGTGGAATTTCAACCGGCCCGTTATTGTTCCGTCCCAGCAAAAGCAGGAAACGACTTTTATCTCGCTGCCGGATGATGCGCTCAAAGTAAAGCCTCCCAAGACCAACATAACTTCTGACAAGAACCGCATCGCGCAAACGAAAACTCCGACGGTAGATAAAGAGACGTTGCGTAAGCTGCTTGATGCGCGGAAGGCGGGTCCGCCGAAAGCTTCTCCGCCACCGCCTTCAGGCCAGCAGGCACAGCAGCAAAATCCAACAACGGCACAATCAATGGCCCCAGTTCCTGCGGTGCAGCCCACGCCCCCGGCCACAGCCCAGCTTGAATCACCTGCCCCTGCTGCCCCAAAGAAATCGCCGTTCGCCATTTCCTCACCCGGCGCTTCAGTGAATGATGCGATTCGTTCCGCGGCCGCGGGACACGGCAATGCACCTGTAAACTTTGGCGGCGGAGAATATGGCAGCGGCGTAAAACCCAATGTCGCGACAAAAGGCGGGTTGGAAATCCTGAGTGACACTATGGGCGTGGATTTTGGCCCATACATGAAGCGCCTGCGCTACACCGTGCAGACCCATTGGGACCCGCTGATCCCTGAATCTGCCATGCCGCCGGTGATGAAAAAAGGCGTGGTGATCATTGAATTTGCCATTACGAAAGAAGGCAAAGTCATGGGCATGAAACTGGTTGGCTCGTCGGGCGACGTTGCGTTGGACCGTGCCGCATGGGGCGCCATCACTGACGCGATTCCGCTGCCCAATCTTCCTACCCAGTTTGCCGGAGATTATCTTTTGATCCGGGCACGCTTCTACTACAACCCAGACAAGAACGATCTGGAATAGCGAACACCATCCTACCGCCCGCTCTGTATCATCTTTATTAATGTGCGTTGCGCAAACGGCATGTAGACCAGCGCGGCGCATGCTCCGAGGGCAAAGCCCAGACCAATCCGGTCAGCGATGAGGAGCGGAGACAAAGCCCAGATCATATCCAGGACAAAAAGCGCAGGCGTAAGCAGGCGATATTTGCTGCCGAGCAGATGGTAATCCATTGCGGTGGCAGAGATCAGGTACAAACGCACAACAATGCCGACCATGGATGTTGCCATATAAATTGCGAATGCAGTTGCGCCGGCGCGTCCCCACGTATTGAAGGAAGCCTTGTACGTGTTTTCCCAGCTGAAAAGCGCCGAGAGATAAAAGATCAGGTACATGATCTGAATCAGGATGAACAAAAGGCGCGCGGTGTTTCTGCTGGTGCGGGGAAGCGCTGAATCTGTTATTGGAAGACTTGCAGGGGGTAGGTTTGGATTGCCGATAGTTGTTGCGCCGATTTCGGCAGGCGCGGAAGCTTTCGTCTCGGCTAGTGCAGGCTGCTCTGAAATAACTTCAGCATCGTCCAGAAAGCGATAGCCGCGCTTGGCAATGGTCTCAATGAATTTTGGCTTGCTGGCGGAATCACCCAGCACGTCGCGCAGTTTGACCATGGCCGTGTTGAGACCGTGATCAAAGTCGACGAATGTATCCTGCTGCCACAAGCGCTGCCGCAACTCCTCACGGGTAACAACTTCCTTGGGACGCTCAAGAAGCGCCACCAATACCTGGAATGGCTGCATTTGCAGCTTCAGCCGGTTGCCATTTTTGCGCAACTCCGCCGCGCGAAGGTCGGCTTCAAATTCGTCAAATTTATACTTGATCACCGTTGCCATAAGCACTTGATAGCTGCGGGAGTGAGACTCCGCGCTAGAGTTTAGCATTTTCCATTTGCTGATTATTGATGGCAAACCGCCATTGGTGGTCAGTCTAGCTACAATGTGATTGCGATGGATTCCCGACGACAGCAGGCGCTGGGCCTGGCCTTGTTAGCGCTGCTCATACTCCTGTTTGTATTCCTGCGACGCATGTGGAGCGGCGCATGAGCCTGCCTTTGCTCCTCGTAATCCTTGGCCCCACGGCCAGCGGCAAGACCGCGCTTTCACTCCATGTGGCGGAGCGGATGCACGGCGAGATTGTTAGTTGCGACTCCGTGGCGGTCTATCGCGAGCTTGAGATCGGCACGGCAAAACCTTCAATGGAAGAGCGCCGCCGCGTTCCGCATCATCTGATCGACGTCGCTGGTCCGGAAGAGCTGGTCACCGCAGGCGATTACTCGCGGCTGGCCAGGCAGGCCATCGGCGAGATCGCCGCGCGCGGGCACTTGCCCATTGTCGTAGGCGGTTCCGGACTATATCTACGTGCGCTCCTGGAAGGATTGTTTTCCGGGCCGCCACGTTCAGAAGAACTCCGCACGCGGCTGCGAGAGCGCGCGGCGGAGCGGGGAAGTGATTATCTGCATAAGCTGCTGCACCGCATTGATCCAGCGGCGGCGCAAACAATCCACGCCAACGATGTTCCCAAGGTGGTGCGTGCGCTGGAAGTAAGCATCAGCGCGCGAGCGCCCATGACCGGCCTATGGCAACAGGGGCGCGATGCGTTGCAGGGCTACAGAATTCTCCGAATCGGCCTTAACCCTGACCGCGAGGCTCTATACGCGCGCATTAATCAGCGGGCACGTGATATGTTTTCTGCCGGATTGCTGGAAGAAACCCGCGAATTGGTAGATCGATACGGTTCATCGGTGTGGCCGCTGAACTCTCTGGGTTATAAGCAGGCCATGCAGCACCTGCGCGGAGAAATTTTACTGGAGCAGGCGATTGCTGCGGCGCAGCAGGGACACAGAAACTATGCCAAGCGACAGATGACATGGTTTCGCCGTGAGCCGGAGGTCCACTGGATTGTAGAGTTTGGATCCGCACCGGCAGCGCAGAAGCACGCTATGGATTTGATCAACTCAAAAGCGCGTGATTGAAGTCAGCAGCGTACTTCTTTAACCGCTTCGCTCCTAACGCGCCAGGTCCCCACGTAATCAACCGGCCTACTTAAAGCAACATTCCGGTCCGGTTCCAGCGGGTATTAGAAAAGAAGTTCTCCGCGATGGAAGCATAGAAAGAAATTCTGTGTCCGGGATTTTCATCCAGCCAGCGCGCAGTCGGCGCGTCATACGACCAGTAGACAAACAGTGGCTCACCGATGACATTGCCCATCGGCACAAAGCCCCAATCGCGGCTGTCACTCGAGTTGTCGCGATTGTCACCCATTACAAACAGCTTGCCTTGCGGCACCACGGTTGGCCCCCAGCTTTCCAGGGGATTGTGTACTGGCGCGTGATGCACCGCGTATGGCTCCTTTACCGGCTGAGAGTTCACGTACAGCACGCCATTCTTAATTTCCAACCGATCGCCGCCGAGAGCCGTAACACGCTTGAGAAAGGTTTCCGTAACATCTTTAGGGTAGCGGAAAACGATAATGTCACCACGATGGATGGTCTTGAGGACAGGCAGGCGCCAATGGAGAAGTGGAATCTCTGGCCCATAAAGCAGCTTGTCCATAAAAAGATGATCGCCCACCAGGATGGTGCCTTCCATGGACGCCGTTGGCACCACTGAAGCTTCACCCACAAAGATGCGCATTCCCAGAACGATCGCCGCCAGAACAATCAAACGCCGTGTGGAAAGACGCAGTCGCTGGCGAATGCCGCTGGTGCGGCCTGAATTTGACTCAGCGCGTGAGGCATCGGGGGGCGCCGCGATGTGTGAACCGCCGGTCGAGACGCGCGAACCATCGGTCGCGACGTGTGAGCCATTGGCAAGACAGCCGATCGCCGGGGTGGCCAGTTCATGTCCTATTGTGGCCGGAGTTTCCGGCGCGGCAGCTCGATCGCAGAGTTCAAGTGAAAGCATAGGCACGCAAAGGGGGAATCTTTATTCTTGGCTGTAAATTACTGAGCCACAATCAGGTGAACACCTGCGGTTGGCGAACAATTGGCCATGGACTTGTGGAGTTTTCCCGGAACGAAGTCTGCAACATCCCTTTTCTGGGCAAGCTCTTGGTCAAATCAGGTATTGATTTTCAGGTGTCGGCAAGCAGGATCAAAAAATTAGCTTCGGGAATTTCAGTTGGTAATCAGGGTTGGAGCTCAGGACTTGAGACCAGGAGGTGGGAATCAGAAATTGGAACCAAAGTGGGATCAGAGTGGAGATAAGGAGTTGGGCACCAGAAATGGAAATCAGAGTTGGAACCCAGGCTGATGCCTGAACAGGAGTGCACGCCTGTCAGGGGTTTGGAGATTATCTATGGCAACCAAGTCGCTCGCAAAGCAACTGTGATAATCGGAAATCTGCGGCCCGTAATCAGATGACGGTATTCAAAAATTCAGTAGTCTAGAACCGCAAATCGGTGTCGCTAATCGGTTGTTAGGAAATCAGCTCTCAGGAGATCAGGTGTTGGAAATCAGGTGTCGGAATCGGCGTGGTTCTGCTGCAAGAGGACTGCGGTTTCCCAGTTTTGGGCCGAGATACTCTGCTATAATCGAGGCCTACCATGACCGTCCGCTTGGATGGTCCATGTCGGGGAGTGGCTCAGCCTGGTAGAGCACCTGGTTCGGGACCAGGGGGTCGGAGGTTCAAATCCTCTCTCCCCGACCAATCTTTTTCAAGAACTTACAAGCATTCTTGGATTTGCCGAGAGGCAGAGGGTTTACAAAAAGGTTTACATTGGCCCAGACGCTTGCGTCGTGGGCATAAACTCCCGCCAAACAGTCGCGGCAGCCATGCTCACGGCTTCAACTCGTTCTTCCCACCACGTCTTGTTGTAGACATTCTGGGTCACGTCAATGTTGGCGTGTCCCATGTTGTCTCGCGTCACTTCAGGCCGAACTCCCACACTGCTCATCAGGCTTGAGTGCATGGTTCGGAAACTCCTGAAGTCCACCGTAGCCGGCAACCCAAGCTTCTTGATAGCTGGCTTGAGATGCCGCCGCAGCAGATTACGACGATCCACAGCTCCCCCGCGCTTATTCGCAAAAACCAGGTCTTCCGGTTTGCGATATTTCGACCTCTGCCATGCCGCATCGAGAACCGCCCGCAGGATTCCGAAAGAATCGAGCGGAATGCTCCGACGCCCAGCGTCAGTCTTGGTGTCGTCGAATTCGCCTTCGTAAAAGCGTTCTACGACTTCGATACGGTCGGAATGAATTCTTCCCCACCGCAGCGCGGTAACCTCTCCGATCCGCAATGAACCGACAACCACCAGCGTGACGATGGATTTTGTTGGTTCCGGCAAGGCTTCGACTACACGTCGAATGTCCTGCTTTGCAAGCACGACAGGAGGCTTCCGGGCCTTCTTGCGAGGTAGCCGGACGCCTTGCGTTGGATTTTCCATTACTAAGCCCCACGCTTTGCCCTGACTGAAAACAGTCCTCATACATCCGTGCATGTTGCGAATCGTCTTTGGAGCCAGACGAGGAGAAAATGAGTTAAAGAAATCCTGAAGTTCAATGGTCCTCATTTTCGTGAGTCTCATTGAACCCCATTTAGGCAACAGGTGCGTGTCCAGATAGAAGTCGTAGCTGATCCTCGTTGAGTTTTTCAGCAGCGGCCACATTTTTTCACGACAAATTGCCACGAGTCCTGCCATTGTTTCTTCCCCGGAGGGAAAAAGTTGAGGTTCGTTGTTCCGACCGTTTACGGTGTCCATAAACCGATCCGCCTCACGCTGCGCTTCGGTTTTGGTAGGAACCAGGTCTTTTCCCCAGCTCTTTGTACGACCGCGACGGTTGCCGGAACTGTAGTCCCAGTAGAATATTTTCCACTTGGTCCCCAAGTCCGATACTCGGGGCCTCTGATGTCTTTCTCGCACCACGATTCTCCTTCCGTGGTGCTTCAACCGTGGCTTATCAGTAACATCAAACGGTTTCATTAGCAAGCCTTTTGCTGATCTAAAAACGACTCAATTTCAGAGCGTTTAAAGCGCACGTACCGCCCCAGCCGCACGGTTGGGAGCTGATCCTGATGGCTGTAAATCCAACTCTTAGGGACGCGAAGAATCTCAGCCAACTCATCGACCGTAAGGAGGATTTGGTCGTCCGCGACGCCGTTGCCGTTTGCCTGGAGAGCCGCAGATTCCGGCTCCGATGGAAACGAGCCTGAGTGTTTGTGAGTGTCCTTTCCGTGCATAGTCTGGTCCTTTACTGAAACGCCTGGTCCTCTCGAAAATATGTGATCGCTAGCCCAAGAGGGTTTGCCTGAATCAAATCGTTCGGCACCGAGTCACGGAAGAGAAAAACGAAGTGTGCTGTGTAGAGCGTTCGTTTGATCTCAACATGCTCGCCCGGAGAGTAAGCGATCTCGTAAAAATCGACCGTGGCCTTGTACGGAGCCGAGCGAAGGTCTTCAATCGACACCTTCCCCACGTCAATGTCGATGTCTGGGGCACTGGAGTCTTGGAGATAGCCCTCGACTGTGTGATTCTTGCGATATGCCTCAGCTACGCTGTTCGCAAGCTGTGCTTCCATGAAGAGCAACGACTTCTTAAAGTTGTCGCGCATCGTGTAACGATTGCGGCTGTAGTAGAGCCGGCAGAAATCGCTCAGGAAATATTTGATCTCCGCGTCTTGAGGCTTGTAACCGAGCGTGTCGTACTTGACGGCTTCC
Encoded proteins:
- a CDS encoding Gfo/Idh/MocA family oxidoreductase, translated to MAHESPIRVAVVGVGSFGRNHARVYHDLQKQGGGVELVAVVDSDAAQAQAVASQFGCSALATVEELFGRVEAASVAVPTVYHREVAAALMAAGIDVLIEKPLASTLAEADELISLANANQRVVQVGHLERFNPAVRATIPLITQPMFFEVHRLSVFSPRSLDVDVVLDLMIHDIDVVLSFVKSPIKEIRAVGLPVVTEKVDIANVRMEFESGCVANLTASRISTERVRKLRFFQPKEYVSIDYGRQDVFQIRVTQEEKFSLHNLMSFAETPSTLPIPGVTLNKPKVESEEPLRAELKSFLHAVRHREKPVVTLEDGRRALAVALSMLSAIDEHTKRARLHSL
- a CDS encoding TonB family protein; protein product: MEEKGRPAEEQSRAEVPLKITEAEMRLHLLTADLPEEDDVVSTYRRREAAWISLITHAIIIALLIFIPKWNFNRPVIVPSQQKQETTFISLPDDALKVKPPKTNITSDKNRIAQTKTPTVDKETLRKLLDARKAGPPKASPPPPSGQQAQQQNPTTAQSMAPVPAVQPTPPATAQLESPAPAAPKKSPFAISSPGASVNDAIRSAAAGHGNAPVNFGGGEYGSGVKPNVATKGGLEILSDTMGVDFGPYMKRLRYTVQTHWDPLIPESAMPPVMKKGVVIIEFAITKEGKVMGMKLVGSSGDVALDRAAWGAITDAIPLPNLPTQFAGDYLLIRARFYYNPDKNDLE
- a CDS encoding winged helix-turn-helix domain-containing protein — its product is MATVIKYKFDEFEADLRAAELRKNGNRLKLQMQPFQVLVALLERPKEVVTREELRQRLWQQDTFVDFDHGLNTAMVKLRDVLGDSASKPKFIETIAKRGYRFLDDAEVISEQPALAETKASAPAEIGATTIGNPNLPPASLPITDSALPRTSRNTARLLFILIQIMYLIFYLSALFSWENTYKASFNTWGRAGATAFAIYMATSMVGIVVRLYLISATAMDYHLLGSKYRLLTPALFVLDMIWALSPLLIADRIGLGFALGACAALVYMPFAQRTLIKMIQSGR
- the miaA gene encoding tRNA (adenosine(37)-N6)-dimethylallyltransferase MiaA, which codes for MSLPLLLVILGPTASGKTALSLHVAERMHGEIVSCDSVAVYRELEIGTAKPSMEERRRVPHHLIDVAGPEELVTAGDYSRLARQAIGEIAARGHLPIVVGGSGLYLRALLEGLFSGPPRSEELRTRLRERAAERGSDYLHKLLHRIDPAAAQTIHANDVPKVVRALEVSISARAPMTGLWQQGRDALQGYRILRIGLNPDREALYARINQRARDMFSAGLLEETRELVDRYGSSVWPLNSLGYKQAMQHLRGEILLEQAIAAAQQGHRNYAKRQMTWFRREPEVHWIVEFGSAPAAQKHAMDLINSKARD
- the lepB gene encoding signal peptidase I — its product is MLSLELCDRAAAPETPATIGHELATPAIGCLANGSHVATDGSRVSTGGSHIAAPPDASRAESNSGRTSGIRQRLRLSTRRLIVLAAIVLGMRIFVGEASVVPTASMEGTILVGDHLFMDKLLYGPEIPLLHWRLPVLKTIHRGDIIVFRYPKDVTETFLKRVTALGGDRLEIKNGVLYVNSQPVKEPYAVHHAPVHNPLESWGPTVVPQGKLFVMGDNRDNSSDSRDWGFVPMGNVIGEPLFVYWSYDAPTARWLDENPGHRISFYASIAENFFSNTRWNRTGMLL
- a CDS encoding site-specific integrase; the encoded protein is MKPFDVTDKPRLKHHGRRIVVRERHQRPRVSDLGTKWKIFYWDYSSGNRRGRTKSWGKDLVPTKTEAQREADRFMDTVNGRNNEPQLFPSGEETMAGLVAICREKMWPLLKNSTRISYDFYLDTHLLPKWGSMRLTKMRTIELQDFFNSFSPRLAPKTIRNMHGCMRTVFSQGKAWGLVMENPTQGVRLPRKKARKPPVVLAKQDIRRVVEALPEPTKSIVTLVVVGSLRIGEVTALRWGRIHSDRIEVVERFYEGEFDDTKTDAGRRSIPLDSFGILRAVLDAAWQRSKYRKPEDLVFANKRGGAVDRRNLLRRHLKPAIKKLGLPATVDFRSFRTMHSSLMSSVGVRPEVTRDNMGHANIDVTQNVYNKTWWEERVEAVSMAAATVWREFMPTTQASGPM
- a CDS encoding helix-turn-helix domain-containing protein, with the translated sequence MHGKDTHKHSGSFPSEPESAALQANGNGVADDQILLTVDELAEILRVPKSWIYSHQDQLPTVRLGRYVRFKRSEIESFLDQQKAC
- a CDS encoding type IV secretion system protein — protein: MSTETKPDATFNAAKQLYAEQFGDAIVTNTYLKIALLAMALVSAGLIYANVRTVRMVENFKPLVIRINDIGRAEAVKYDTLGYKPQDAEIKYFLSDFCRLYYSRNRYTMRDNFKKSLLFMEAQLANSVAEAYRKNHTVEGYLQDSSAPDIDIDVGKVSIEDLRSAPYKATVDFYEIAYSPGEHVEIKRTLYTAHFVFLFRDSVPNDLIQANPLGLAITYFREDQAFQ